Proteins from a single region of Candidatus Poribacteria bacterium:
- a CDS encoding site-specific DNA-methyltransferase gives MGIKTDLYLGDCLEVLSDFDADSFDLIVTSPPYADRRSKTYGGIRPDEYVNWFLPRAEEFLRVLKPSGTFILNIKEQAIDGERHTYVIELILEMRKQGWLWTEEFVWHKKNCYPGKWPNRFRDAWERCLQFNKSKKFNMYQEAVMVPMGDWAEKRLKKLSETDQSRDTSKVGSGFGKNVSNWVDRKMAYPTNVLHLATETGNRKHSAVFPKSLPEWFIKLFTKENDWVLDPFAGSGTTCQVAQKLLRNSAGIEILPQYYQLAKENIKQRAHLENQSQAQFSSLQLIS, from the coding sequence ATAGGAATAAAAACAGACCTTTATCTTGGAGATTGCTTAGAGGTACTCTCCGATTTTGATGCAGATTCATTTGATTTGATTGTAACCTCTCCTCCGTATGCGGACCGTCGATCCAAAACGTATGGTGGAATCAGGCCCGATGAATACGTCAATTGGTTTCTGCCGCGTGCTGAAGAGTTTTTAAGGGTCCTCAAGCCATCTGGCACATTCATTCTAAATATCAAAGAGCAAGCCATTGACGGAGAACGGCATACTTATGTTATTGAGTTGATACTTGAGATGAGAAAGCAGGGATGGTTGTGGACGGAGGAATTTGTGTGGCACAAGAAAAACTGTTATCCGGGCAAGTGGCCCAACCGATTCAGGGATGCTTGGGAAAGATGTTTACAGTTTAATAAAAGCAAAAAGTTTAATATGTACCAAGAGGCTGTTATGGTGCCCATGGGTGATTGGGCAGAGAAAAGGTTGAAAAAACTCAGTGAGACAGATCAGAGTCGGGATACATCGAAAGTAGGGAGCGGGTTTGGTAAGAACGTTTCTAATTGGGTAGATCGGAAAATGGCGTATCCGACGAATGTTTTGCACTTAGCAACAGAAACCGGAAATCGAAAGCACAGTGCCGTTTTTCCTAAATCATTGCCTGAATGGTTTATCAAGTTGTTTACAAAAGAAAATGATTGGGTACTCGATCCGTTTGCAGGTTCCGGTACGACGTGTCAGGTTGCTCAGAAGTTGTTAAGGAATTCTGCTGGTATTGAAATTTTGCCTCAGTATTATCAATTGGCAAAGGAGAATATTAAGCAGAGAGCACATCTTGAAAACCAATCCCAGGCTCAATTCAGTTCACTCCAACTTATATCTTAA
- a CDS encoding VWA domain-containing protein, with product MFDFRAPLFLILLAVIPLLILVQRSARLSTVQWRKKATFILRGAALLCAILALANLHRTHKEQRLAVAFLLDTSESIPRAQHEEARKQINAAVAKLKPTDQFGIIGLAKETSVLLEIRQKQDHPLDSASTVSLEMLAEQTAGRDGTDILAALKRAIALLPDNHHRRIVLFSDGMHNAGGIPLKDYLPLLSASNVEILTVPLDAVNDAVRVGHLQVPTQVRKGQSFEIRGVIETDGSIPTLTATLYHQGVPINTLEWTLSSGTHPFSLLVPPISTEGNHRYTLQLNVTDEIPENNEGYGVVKLADKPHALYIENDLAHATYLETVLQENGFEVEVMSPSEMPTELVELQRSDVLILSNVSAETLSTEQLRSIENYVGDLGHGLVVIGGERAYGPGGYTDTVLERVLPVEMTPRERKDAVAIVFVLDTSGSMANYVEARQKIGLAIEGVRAGIRNLDEEDVAGILGFNTEVHTISDLTSEHRALRQVVGRLKPTGGTTKMKDAIERAYEMLEANDAKRKYIVLLSDGKSRGAASDFLALAERIAGARIRTTTIAIGDENKELLSQFAEIGGGSAVFVKNVQQLPAVLTEAVRETQHYTVQEPFQPVIVSPDEPIVAGIGTPPLLYGYVATTEKETAQVLIHSHKDEPILAAWNFGLGKAIAWTSDAKPAWSKAWIPWHNFGKFWGQVINWTVPAADAGPDFDLVVSANHGVGEVNIDTRTPSEASYRVHVVAPDGTNEIVEIQQLTPTRYNGTFQMQDSGSYIVTAQREGDAHQQIEVLSLPYPAEYAEFGTDTALLKTLAAGTAGIHEPTPTQIAAPAGVPIERQMSLAQALLVAAALLFVLEIILRRFSITNRYLIEFFERLRGKSMDSPAEVQVAQTPPDESVPESTTSPQPAETSMNRLLAAKRRVR from the coding sequence ATGTTTGATTTCCGAGCGCCGCTCTTCTTGATTCTACTTGCTGTGATTCCGCTGCTGATCCTTGTGCAGCGAAGCGCACGCCTCAGCACGGTGCAGTGGCGAAAAAAGGCGACCTTCATTCTCAGAGGTGCCGCGCTCCTCTGTGCAATCCTCGCCTTAGCCAATCTGCACCGAACGCATAAGGAGCAACGTCTCGCGGTTGCTTTTTTACTTGATACCTCCGAAAGCATTCCGCGCGCACAACACGAGGAAGCACGCAAACAGATAAACGCTGCAGTCGCGAAGTTGAAACCCACCGACCAGTTCGGCATCATCGGTCTTGCGAAGGAAACCTCAGTCCTACTGGAAATCCGTCAGAAGCAAGATCATCCATTAGACAGTGCGTCTACTGTGTCGCTGGAAATGCTCGCAGAACAGACTGCTGGACGAGATGGCACCGATATACTTGCTGCACTCAAGCGCGCAATTGCACTGTTACCAGACAATCACCATCGACGCATCGTGCTGTTTAGCGACGGAATGCATAACGCTGGCGGCATACCCCTCAAGGACTACCTACCCCTACTCTCAGCAAGCAACGTAGAAATATTGACTGTCCCTCTTGATGCCGTTAACGATGCCGTTCGGGTAGGGCATTTGCAAGTGCCTACACAAGTTCGCAAAGGACAGAGTTTTGAGATTAGAGGAGTGATCGAAACCGATGGCAGCATCCCAACACTCACAGCGACGCTCTATCACCAAGGTGTACCGATCAATACGCTTGAATGGACCCTATCAAGTGGTACACATCCTTTCTCCTTACTCGTGCCACCGATTTCAACGGAAGGAAACCATAGATACACCCTACAGCTGAACGTAACCGATGAAATCCCTGAAAACAACGAGGGATACGGCGTTGTAAAACTTGCTGACAAACCACACGCGCTATACATAGAGAATGATTTGGCACATGCAACATACTTAGAAACTGTCCTTCAAGAAAACGGCTTTGAGGTCGAGGTGATGTCTCCTTCAGAGATGCCAACGGAACTCGTGGAACTCCAACGCAGCGATGTACTAATTCTGAGCAATGTTTCCGCAGAGACACTCTCAACAGAACAGTTGCGGAGCATCGAAAATTACGTCGGTGATCTTGGGCACGGATTAGTGGTCATCGGTGGCGAACGTGCTTATGGACCTGGAGGCTATACCGACACGGTGTTGGAACGTGTACTCCCCGTGGAAATGACACCGCGTGAACGCAAGGACGCTGTTGCCATCGTTTTTGTGCTGGATACATCGGGCAGTATGGCAAACTACGTTGAAGCACGGCAGAAAATTGGACTCGCCATTGAAGGGGTTCGCGCCGGTATCCGCAACCTTGACGAGGAGGATGTGGCAGGGATCCTCGGATTTAACACGGAGGTTCATACCATCTCCGATCTTACGTCCGAACACCGTGCGCTCCGTCAAGTCGTAGGTCGGCTTAAACCGACAGGCGGCACCACGAAGATGAAGGATGCTATTGAACGAGCATACGAGATGCTCGAAGCAAACGATGCGAAACGGAAGTATATCGTCCTTTTGTCCGACGGTAAATCCCGTGGCGCAGCGTCCGATTTTCTTGCCTTAGCAGAACGGATTGCTGGGGCGCGCATCCGCACGACGACAATCGCGATAGGCGATGAGAACAAGGAACTCCTATCACAGTTCGCAGAAATCGGCGGTGGAAGTGCCGTCTTTGTGAAAAATGTCCAACAATTGCCAGCGGTTTTGACGGAAGCCGTTCGAGAAACGCAGCACTACACTGTTCAAGAACCCTTCCAGCCTGTCATTGTTTCGCCAGATGAGCCAATTGTAGCAGGCATCGGAACGCCACCGCTTCTCTACGGCTATGTCGCAACGACAGAGAAGGAGACTGCGCAAGTGCTCATCCATTCGCATAAAGACGAACCGATTCTGGCGGCTTGGAATTTTGGGTTGGGGAAAGCAATCGCGTGGACATCGGATGCTAAACCAGCATGGTCGAAAGCGTGGATACCGTGGCACAACTTCGGGAAATTTTGGGGACAAGTTATCAATTGGACGGTGCCCGCGGCGGACGCAGGTCCCGATTTCGATCTCGTGGTGTCCGCGAACCACGGCGTAGGGGAGGTTAATATTGACACACGGACACCCTCAGAAGCATCTTATAGGGTTCACGTCGTTGCTCCGGACGGCACAAACGAAATCGTTGAAATCCAACAATTGACACCGACGCGCTACAACGGCACATTCCAAATGCAGGATAGCGGCTCCTATATAGTTACTGCCCAGCGCGAAGGCGATGCGCATCAACAAATTGAAGTCCTGTCGCTCCCTTATCCAGCAGAATATGCGGAATTTGGGACCGATACCGCCTTACTAAAAACGCTTGCAGCTGGCACCGCCGGTATCCACGAACCCACACCCACACAAATAGCAGCCCCTGCTGGGGTGCCAATCGAAAGGCAGATGTCGCTTGCCCAAGCGTTATTAGTTGCAGCTGCGCTACTCTTTGTATTGGAGATAATTCTCCGACGTTTTAGCATAACAAATCGGTATCTTATTGAATTTTTTGAGAGGTTGCGCGGAAAATCTATGGACAGTCCGGCAGAAGTCCAAGTCGCGCAAACACCACCGGACGAAAGCGTCCCAGAAAGCACAACATCTCCACAGCCAGCAGAAACTTCAATGAACCGACTGTTAGCTGCTAAAAGAAGGGTACGATGA
- a CDS encoding DUF4838 domain-containing protein, which yields MSTYQTLVFHSTGGNLTISTMQNWHITVSDDATASERYAAEEFQKWFNQATQLTLPLGTTTNGGQVTIGGSASLGDEDIEITVDSNQIQISGGISRGILYAVYQFLEELVGVRFLTADHTYIPDASALQIPCGRYTYSPPFSFRWSYYRENSDAPEFAAKRKVNTVTDAENLGGKTQQQLINHSFHALVPYGTYGESHPEYYALVDGERDTNTHGGGPQLCVTNPEVIEVAVGSAIRQLSERPGAANISVSQADTAAYCRCETCETLNEAEESPMGSQLTFVNAVAERIEKAYPHVKVGTLAYWYTRKPPKTVKPRHNVQIQLCSIECCTLHAIDNPDCEQNQAFCQDTNEWGKICDDIWIWNYNTNFRAYDLPFPNLRSIAPNVRYFLHNNAKGVFMQANGNGLTGEFSDLRNYLISQLIWNPHLNADAHLDEFVNLHYEAAAPPILEYINFLHDNVEERGLHPRCFPTPEDVGLDAESSQTIFDYFQQALALAEKQEIRARVEKASIPAYKAMIVAGGEMPAQKRQTLIDEYITLCERYNMSHAAETQAAEAYFEELRSQ from the coding sequence ATGTCAACGTATCAAACACTCGTGTTTCATTCTACTGGTGGCAATTTAACGATTTCAACAATGCAGAACTGGCACATCACTGTCTCCGATGACGCTACTGCTTCTGAACGATACGCCGCCGAAGAATTCCAAAAATGGTTCAACCAAGCAACCCAATTGACGTTACCGTTGGGTACCACAACCAACGGCGGGCAAGTCACTATTGGAGGATCCGCCTCGTTGGGTGATGAAGACATCGAAATCACCGTTGATAGTAACCAGATTCAGATTAGCGGTGGCATATCGCGCGGTATTCTCTACGCTGTGTACCAGTTTCTTGAGGAATTGGTCGGTGTCCGATTCCTAACGGCTGATCATACCTACATCCCCGATGCATCCGCCCTGCAAATACCATGCGGACGTTATACCTACTCCCCACCCTTTTCATTCCGTTGGAGTTATTATCGGGAGAACTCAGATGCACCAGAATTCGCGGCGAAACGGAAAGTCAATACTGTCACCGATGCAGAAAACCTCGGTGGGAAAACCCAACAGCAACTTATCAATCACTCGTTCCATGCACTCGTGCCTTACGGAACCTACGGTGAGAGCCATCCAGAGTACTATGCACTCGTAGATGGAGAAAGGGATACGAATACCCACGGCGGAGGACCGCAGCTCTGCGTGACGAACCCCGAAGTCATTGAGGTCGCAGTGGGATCCGCAATTCGGCAACTCTCGGAACGTCCCGGAGCCGCCAATATCAGTGTAAGCCAAGCGGACACAGCGGCATATTGCCGGTGTGAAACATGCGAGACACTCAACGAAGCGGAAGAATCACCGATGGGTTCGCAGTTGACGTTTGTCAATGCCGTCGCAGAGCGTATTGAAAAAGCATATCCTCACGTCAAAGTCGGAACGCTGGCGTACTGGTATACCCGTAAACCCCCTAAGACCGTGAAGCCGCGGCACAATGTGCAGATCCAACTCTGTAGTATTGAATGCTGCACGCTCCACGCCATTGATAATCCAGATTGCGAGCAGAATCAAGCCTTCTGCCAAGACACCAACGAGTGGGGAAAAATCTGTGACGACATCTGGATTTGGAATTACAACACCAATTTCCGCGCCTACGATTTGCCGTTCCCGAATCTCCGAAGTATTGCTCCGAATGTCCGTTACTTCCTACATAATAACGCCAAAGGGGTTTTCATGCAGGCAAACGGTAACGGGTTAACAGGCGAATTTTCCGATCTACGGAATTACCTCATCTCGCAACTCATCTGGAACCCACACCTCAACGCCGATGCACACTTAGATGAATTTGTGAACCTCCACTACGAAGCTGCGGCACCACCGATTTTGGAATACATCAACTTCCTCCACGATAACGTTGAGGAAAGAGGTCTCCACCCACGGTGTTTCCCGACACCAGAAGATGTAGGCTTGGATGCCGAGAGTTCACAGACCATTTTTGACTACTTTCAGCAAGCGTTAGCACTCGCCGAGAAACAAGAAATTCGGGCGCGTGTTGAAAAAGCCTCTATCCCCGCCTACAAAGCGATGATCGTTGCTGGTGGTGAAATGCCAGCCCAGAAACGGCAGACGCTGATTGACGAATATATCACGTTGTGTGAACGCTACAATATGTCGCACGCCGCAGAAACGCAAGCAGCAGAAGCATATTTTGAGGAACTCCGCAGCCAATAA
- a CDS encoding MFS transporter yields MENQRTELGTYVRLSGMMFLQFAIWGAWAVLVAGHMQNLGFTGKQISYVFGTTAIGSIISPIIAGWVADRLMPAQVFAAISHLLGGICLLFAWKQTTFPMMWGAIFLHAVLYMPTIALTNAIAFHHMGQSDKFGNIRVFGTLGWIAINWLLSWYLRFWEGQETTLPHVGDCLLFGAILSFLMGAYCLTLPNTPPSKEAKNPYAFLEAFSLVSNRNFAVLLIISFVVAIELPFYYNLTYLFLTEAEHGVGLAGSSANLAMSLGQVAEVALMILLFPCLRRFGMRFTIFLGILAWPVRYAIFAIGQPVWLVIGAQTLHGICYSFFFVGGMIAVERLSPQDIRASSQALLLFVTNGFGMLVGHIVSGRVHDYFAYAEGGHAWAKIFMVPIVVTVLAAIAFIVLFNEQKYQADADAIEQDPANT; encoded by the coding sequence ATGGAAAACCAACGGACAGAATTGGGTACCTATGTACGGCTATCCGGGATGATGTTTCTACAGTTCGCTATCTGGGGTGCATGGGCAGTGCTTGTCGCTGGACACATGCAAAACCTTGGGTTCACTGGCAAACAGATTAGCTACGTCTTCGGCACGACGGCTATCGGTTCGATAATCTCTCCGATTATAGCAGGGTGGGTTGCAGATCGACTCATGCCAGCACAAGTCTTCGCAGCAATCTCACATCTTCTTGGTGGTATTTGCCTCCTTTTTGCGTGGAAACAGACAACTTTTCCGATGATGTGGGGCGCGATTTTCCTGCACGCCGTTCTCTATATGCCGACCATCGCGCTGACGAACGCGATTGCCTTCCACCACATGGGACAGTCAGATAAATTCGGAAATATCCGGGTCTTTGGAACACTCGGTTGGATCGCAATTAATTGGCTACTGAGCTGGTATCTCCGATTTTGGGAAGGGCAAGAGACAACGCTGCCACACGTGGGTGACTGCCTCCTCTTCGGAGCTATCCTTTCATTCCTCATGGGTGCTTACTGCCTGACACTGCCCAACACACCGCCCAGTAAAGAGGCGAAGAACCCCTACGCTTTTCTTGAAGCGTTCTCCCTCGTCTCAAATCGGAACTTCGCGGTACTCCTGATTATCTCTTTTGTTGTTGCTATTGAACTTCCTTTCTATTACAACCTGACTTACCTGTTCCTGACCGAGGCAGAACACGGCGTTGGGTTAGCAGGAAGCAGTGCCAATCTTGCGATGAGTCTCGGACAGGTCGCTGAGGTGGCGTTGATGATCCTGCTATTTCCGTGTCTGCGCCGGTTCGGCATGCGGTTTACTATCTTTTTGGGTATCCTTGCATGGCCCGTCCGCTATGCCATCTTCGCCATTGGACAACCCGTGTGGTTAGTTATCGGTGCGCAAACGTTGCACGGCATCTGTTACTCATTCTTTTTTGTCGGTGGAATGATTGCTGTGGAACGGCTTAGTCCGCAAGATATTCGTGCGAGTTCTCAAGCACTGCTGCTCTTCGTAACGAACGGATTCGGAATGTTGGTAGGACATATTGTTAGCGGTCGTGTGCATGATTACTTCGCCTATGCAGAAGGGGGACATGCATGGGCAAAAATCTTTATGGTACCGATTGTTGTAACAGTCCTCGCTGCAATCGCCTTCATCGTGTTGTTCAATGAACAGAAGTATCAGGCGGATGCGGACGCTATTGAACAAGACCCCGCGAACACATAG
- a CDS encoding isochorismatase yields MPTPQLPLPSHFNTDQVDHVWRIPYQERQHEAQTWAKKHDIHPAFEDDFRTCLLLVDVQNTFCIPDYELFVGGRSGNGAVQDNIRLCQFIYRNLPYISKIACTLDTHTAMQIFHEIFWINDAGEHPAPLQTLITQADIEAGRWRVNPAISENVTGKSDQYEWLEAYGQHYVKVLTADGKYPLTIWPYHAMLGGIGHAVVSAVDEACFFHTIARKSQVHYETKGQNPLTENYSVLRPEVLNDADGKPIAEKNTVFLQMLLGYDRVIIAGQAKSHCVAWTVSDLLTEIQQTDIALAKKIYLVEDLTSPVVVPGVVDYTEPADAAFAEFSEAGMHIVQSTEPIDHWT; encoded by the coding sequence ATGCCTACACCACAACTTCCACTCCCGTCACATTTCAACACCGATCAAGTAGACCACGTCTGGCGGATTCCCTATCAAGAACGCCAACACGAGGCGCAAACGTGGGCAAAGAAGCACGACATCCACCCCGCATTTGAGGATGATTTTCGGACATGTCTGCTGCTCGTTGATGTCCAAAACACATTCTGTATCCCCGACTATGAACTTTTCGTCGGCGGTAGATCTGGAAATGGCGCAGTCCAAGATAACATCCGCTTGTGTCAGTTTATCTATCGTAACCTACCATACATCAGCAAAATTGCTTGCACACTCGACACGCACACGGCGATGCAGATATTCCACGAAATCTTCTGGATTAACGATGCAGGCGAACATCCCGCTCCGTTACAGACGCTGATTACACAAGCGGACATTGAAGCAGGCAGATGGCGCGTCAATCCTGCTATTTCGGAAAACGTAACGGGAAAATCAGATCAATATGAATGGCTCGAGGCTTACGGGCAACACTACGTCAAAGTACTTACTGCGGATGGGAAATATCCGCTCACGATATGGCCCTACCATGCGATGCTTGGGGGGATCGGACATGCCGTCGTTTCTGCCGTTGATGAAGCCTGCTTTTTTCATACGATTGCCCGCAAGAGTCAGGTACATTATGAAACGAAAGGACAGAATCCGCTAACCGAAAACTACTCAGTCCTGCGCCCAGAAGTTCTCAACGACGCGGACGGGAAACCGATTGCAGAAAAAAACACCGTCTTTCTCCAAATGCTTCTCGGATATGATCGGGTGATTATTGCAGGACAGGCAAAAAGCCATTGTGTCGCGTGGACGGTCAGCGATCTGCTCACAGAAATCCAGCAAACCGATATTGCGTTAGCGAAAAAAATCTATTTGGTGGAAGACTTAACTTCACCCGTTGTGGTGCCGGGAGTCGTAGACTATACAGAGCCAGCAGACGCTGCTTTCGCCGAGTTTTCGGAAGCAGGCATGCACATCGTCCAGTCAACAGAACCGATTGATCATTGGACCTAA
- a CDS encoding class IV adenylate cyclase — protein sequence MATNLEFKAQCQSLESLYPRLADLNATHRETVHQVDTYFYVTGGKDSPISEASEPRLKLREIDGAAEAWLIYYERPNHEASRYSQYQLCEIADPESLKTLLTAALGAKTIVKKQRELWMFNHTRIHLDTIVDLGQFVELETVFQGQTEAEAANEHHHVKAILHLDMTDPVAVSYSDLVMQKS from the coding sequence ATGGCAACAAATTTAGAATTTAAAGCGCAGTGTCAGTCGCTTGAGAGTCTCTATCCGAGACTTGCAGACTTAAACGCGACACATCGTGAAACCGTACATCAAGTTGATACGTATTTTTATGTAACAGGGGGAAAAGATTCTCCAATATCAGAGGCATCGGAGCCGCGACTCAAATTGCGCGAGATTGATGGGGCAGCTGAGGCTTGGCTCATCTATTATGAGCGTCCAAATCATGAAGCGTCGCGCTACAGTCAGTATCAACTCTGTGAAATTGCGGATCCTGAGAGCCTCAAGACGCTGCTAACTGCCGCGCTGGGTGCCAAGACAATCGTCAAGAAACAGCGAGAGCTCTGGATGTTCAATCATACTCGCATCCACCTTGATACTATTGTGGATTTAGGGCAGTTTGTTGAGTTAGAAACGGTGTTTCAGGGACAAACAGAAGCCGAAGCGGCAAATGAACATCACCACGTTAAAGCCATACTTCATTTAGATATGACCGATCCGGTTGCTGTCTCCTACAGTGACCTCGTTATGCAAAAGTCGTAG
- a CDS encoding O-antigen ligase family protein, which yields MPQIASLKDLRWTSAEIFSTAIYIGFLIFVLALPFGYSTAFLNIGLSFVLLGWVARMVSERKLGWRRTPLDIPIALFLGLALIASLLAPHPDTSSLGYFWKYLRAVLLFYAVIHSHLGTRWRHVVIVFIAAAGISSALGLWYYANDTRLAIDFMGRIGLQFQEELDAGEAPNLQISDELRAELRECNVPLSQTALFVPSRKSNEWRIDDPARERRYVVRKNEAHLMVYMIEQRLTGTFKMPNDLGAYLALSLPFVIGYFIAGWRKYPEQRIPIWGTFVLGVVVIMMSANLVLTLTRAAWVSVTVATACLGVYFIARVLRKLGPVDRLWKRILLGFTIIVLLLSASLFVMPQHIKARFQTMIEHPVGFMGERPQWWQTSLELIRKHPLTGIGLGRFRYEYQRNGPPEQYNIPYHAHNIYLHIAVEHGIPSLLMFLWMVVIIWRQVFAMRQPSGFWGTGTFIGASGFLISALVYGLADNILHQRTILLFWSMIGIIFYIQLPKDERKT from the coding sequence TTGCCGCAGATTGCGAGCCTAAAAGATTTACGATGGACATCGGCAGAAATCTTTAGCACTGCTATTTACATTGGATTCTTGATTTTTGTGCTTGCCTTGCCGTTCGGCTACTCGACAGCATTCCTCAACATCGGGCTTTCATTCGTGTTATTGGGATGGGTGGCACGAATGGTTTCAGAACGGAAACTCGGTTGGCGGCGCACACCACTTGATATTCCGATTGCGTTGTTTCTCGGATTGGCGTTGATAGCCTCGCTCCTCGCACCACATCCTGACACCAGTAGCCTCGGTTATTTTTGGAAATACCTCCGAGCGGTCCTGCTCTTTTATGCCGTTATTCACAGTCACTTGGGCACCCGGTGGCGACATGTTGTTATCGTCTTTATCGCCGCTGCAGGTATATCCTCAGCACTCGGACTCTGGTATTACGCAAACGACACCCGTTTAGCGATTGATTTTATGGGACGGATTGGGTTACAATTTCAGGAGGAACTTGATGCTGGCGAAGCCCCAAATTTACAAATATCAGATGAATTACGCGCCGAATTGCGAGAATGCAACGTACCGCTCTCCCAAACCGCACTGTTTGTGCCCTCAAGAAAATCAAACGAATGGAGGATTGATGATCCGGCGCGAGAAAGACGTTACGTGGTCCGCAAGAATGAAGCGCACCTTATGGTGTACATGATCGAACAACGACTCACCGGAACGTTCAAGATGCCAAACGACTTAGGCGCATACCTTGCCCTCAGCCTTCCATTCGTGATAGGCTATTTTATAGCAGGTTGGCGGAAATATCCAGAACAGCGGATTCCAATATGGGGAACTTTCGTACTTGGTGTCGTCGTAATTATGATGAGCGCGAATCTCGTGCTGACCCTGACACGCGCCGCTTGGGTGAGCGTCACCGTCGCCACCGCTTGTCTCGGCGTTTATTTCATCGCAAGGGTGCTACGGAAACTTGGACCGGTAGACAGACTGTGGAAGCGTATATTGTTAGGGTTCACTATAATTGTCCTGCTTCTCAGTGCATCGTTATTCGTCATGCCCCAGCATATTAAGGCTCGCTTCCAAACGATGATTGAGCATCCTGTGGGATTCATGGGGGAACGTCCACAGTGGTGGCAGACCTCACTTGAACTCATTCGGAAGCATCCACTCACCGGCATCGGGTTGGGTAGATTTCGCTATGAATATCAACGCAATGGACCGCCTGAGCAATATAACATTCCTTACCACGCGCATAATATCTATTTGCACATCGCCGTTGAGCACGGTATTCCTTCGCTTCTGATGTTTTTGTGGATGGTGGTAATTATCTGGCGACAGGTTTTTGCTATGCGGCAGCCAAGTGGGTTTTGGGGGACAGGAACCTTCATCGGAGCAAGTGGATTTCTAATCTCTGCGCTCGTTTACGGACTCGCAGACAACATTCTACACCAACGCACAATATTGCTTTTTTGGTCTATGATTGGAATAATCTTTTACATACAATTGCCTAAGGACGAACGAAAAACATGA
- a CDS encoding SpoIIE family protein phosphatase: MLVEKDKLQFLKRTELFAELPPAELKAICHITSEVAYPADSTLFEEGDEGDSLYLLVDGEVSIIKAGTEVLFFDEKGYCLGEIALIDNKPRSATVKTVKPTQFLRITRHDFYNAMAREPRIGSGMFRVLNDKIRRDLEIQMSAIRKEIAQEESMRLAAEVQKSLLPDKEIAHPCVRSAGYCRPANTVGGDYYDYLELSDNSVAIFLGDVMGHGYHSAMVAAMTKSCLQTQIRFDASVPEVMKAITRVTEEDAQAFIYMTCCYLIIHPDNRLEFANAGHPQMLLYRATQSSTNSENGDLLELESAFLPVGISMSETPTQYYSTEIEWYPGDLLVLYSDGITEAFNPNAEMYGFERFKALISQKRHLSPEEIKTEILSDLQAHQQDESANDDITLVVAKFL; encoded by the coding sequence ATGTTAGTAGAAAAAGATAAGTTACAATTTTTAAAAAGGACGGAGCTCTTTGCAGAACTCCCACCAGCCGAATTAAAAGCGATCTGTCACATTACGAGCGAAGTTGCTTATCCCGCCGATTCAACGCTATTTGAGGAAGGGGACGAAGGTGATTCTCTCTATCTGTTGGTGGATGGTGAAGTCAGCATTATCAAGGCAGGGACAGAGGTGTTGTTCTTCGATGAGAAAGGTTACTGCCTCGGGGAAATCGCCTTGATTGACAACAAACCGCGAAGTGCCACAGTAAAAACGGTGAAACCCACCCAATTCCTAAGAATCACCAGACACGACTTTTACAACGCTATGGCACGAGAACCGCGGATTGGTAGTGGGATGTTTCGGGTTTTGAACGATAAAATCCGACGCGATCTTGAAATTCAGATGAGTGCCATCCGCAAAGAGATTGCACAGGAAGAATCAATGCGGCTTGCCGCTGAAGTACAAAAGTCTCTCCTACCAGACAAAGAAATCGCGCACCCTTGTGTTCGTTCTGCCGGATACTGCCGACCAGCGAACACCGTCGGAGGCGATTATTACGACTATCTCGAACTCTCCGACAACAGCGTTGCCATCTTCCTCGGTGATGTCATGGGGCACGGTTATCATTCAGCAATGGTCGCAGCAATGACCAAAAGTTGTTTGCAAACGCAGATCCGCTTTGACGCTTCTGTACCGGAAGTCATGAAAGCTATCACCCGAGTCACAGAAGAGGATGCGCAAGCCTTTATCTACATGACCTGCTGTTATCTTATCATTCATCCGGACAATCGGTTGGAATTCGCCAATGCCGGTCATCCCCAGATGCTCCTCTATCGCGCGACGCAGAGCAGCACTAATAGCGAAAATGGTGATTTACTTGAGTTAGAATCTGCATTTCTACCGGTCGGTATCTCAATGTCCGAGACACCGACACAATATTACAGCACGGAGATTGAGTGGTATCCGGGTGATTTGCTCGTGCTTTATTCAGACGGCATCACCGAAGCGTTCAATCCTAACGCCGAAATGTACGGATTTGAACGTTTCAAAGCACTCATCTCACAAAAACGCCATTTGTCACCCGAAGAGATAAAAACGGAGATTCTGTCTGATCTTCAAGCACACCAACAAGACGAAAGTGCTAATGATGACATTACGCTGGTTGTGGCGAAATTCTTATAG